The Apium graveolens cultivar Ventura chromosome 11, ASM990537v1, whole genome shotgun sequence genome has a window encoding:
- the LOC141695632 gene encoding uncharacterized protein LOC141695632, producing MESYTRWIFHGEKDSSGDEGETCRDDDMYDAHDMLRDFADAHENFGNGEEEPNATANFFYDMLDGASEPLYPNCSSSTTLSFVNKLLYFKNKHGCSNKGFDELLQLIGSVFPENHNLPETYYDVKKMISGLNMGYENIDACENDCMLFYKENSKKTCCDICHTNRFKDRKDSEKKSIPRKILRYFPLVPRLQRLYMSEQTTKCMTWHHDRVVVEGQLSHAADGDEWKAFDARFPRFAKEARNIRLGLSSDGFDPFHDPLARDYTVWPVVMVVYNLPPSMCMKAPYMFMPLIIPGPTDPTKDLHVYLRPLIDELKMLWHTGVETYDRSSRTNFQMRAALMWTISDFPALAMLSGWSTKGKLSCHVCSGDVKGFQLKNGGKTSFFGTARYFLEPGDPLRNSTKFGKREVRSITARHSGTRAKTTCDLIQFPPPGKLTKRRPRDYGVAQNWTHYSPFFELPYWETLNLRHNIDVMHTEKNVFENIFYTMLNDKNKTKDNLKARHDCEELGIRRELWTPDGKTMPPAPYALVREQVDKLLGWILTLKLPDGYVLNISRCVNLEKHTIQRMKSHDCHIFMQKLLPIVCRDLLPRQVGDAIIELSNFFQDLCSSTLRYSDLLKMEKDVVRIMSKFETIYIPGFFDPMEHLPLHLATECKLGGPVTYRWMYPFERFLHGLKMKVRNKAYPEGSMAERYIEEECVHFCSLYFESEIEAVHNHLRHFEASKKCIDPNLLSVYTHPTKPIVRKGHRIMSVDEDRLIKYYVLINTPEVAKYLSEFHKLVHKQYPEFDDVANERFQKDRFTNWFEKRVADYPKLKQKFKDLIRGPMRDVDIYNGCHCNGYKFGCAKSNERTSPNSGVLVIGTSYKESFQNNYGRLEEILELHYHNGHKVVLFKCHWFDHTTHVKVDRNRMTTVDIRSTLNAEDVFILASQAHQVYYAQSISSAKSPWYTVLTTKSHFVNEEVASKKSSLSNDDALQNDVSNASSSHVEPVVIHDPKNFFIDLRFVENDYSMDDYNEEQDNNKDEYVNVDDEESESDDDMP from the exons ATGGAGTCATACACTAGATGGATTTTTCATGGTGAGAAGGATAGCTCCGGTGATGAAGGCGAGACTTGTAGAGATGATGATATGTATGATGCGCATGACATGCTTAGAGACTTTGCAGATGCACATGAAAATTTTGGGAATGGTGAGGAGGAACCCAATGCAACAGCAAATTTTTTTTATGATATGTTGGATGGTGCTTCTGAACCACTTTATCCAAATTGCTCTAGTTCTACCACTTTATCATTCGTGAACAAGTTGTTGTATTTTAAGAACAAACATGGTTGTAGTAATAAGGGGTTTGATGAGTTACTTCAACTTATTGGATCAGTTTTTCCCGAGAATCACAATCTACCCGAGACCTATTATGATGTGAAAAAGATGATAAGTGGATTGAATATGGGATACGAAAATATTGATGCTTGTGAGAATGATTGCATGTTATTTTACAAGGAAAACAGTAAGAAGACATGTTGTGACATATGTCATACAAATCGATTTAAGGATCGAAAAGATAGTGAGAAGAAGTCGATTCCAAGAAAGATCTTGCGATACTTTCCACTAGTACCGAGACTACAACGTTTATACATGTCTGAGCAAACTACTAAGTGTATGACGTGGCACCATGACAGAGTTGTAGTTGAAGGTCAATTATCTCATGCAGCAGATGGAGATGAATGGAAAGCCTTTGATGCTAGATTTCCGAGGTTTGCAAAAGAGGCACGGAATATCAGACTTGGCCTTTCTAGTGATGGATTTGACCCATTTCATGATCCACTAGCAAGGGATTACACTGTATGGCCTGTGGTTATGGTTGTTTATAACCTTCCACCATCTATGTGCATGAAAGCTCCATACATGTTCATGCCTCTCATTATTCCCGGTCCCACTGATCCTACAAAAGACCTACATGTTTATCTCCGTCCTTTAATTGATGAACTGAAGATGTTATGGCATACAGGGGTGGAGACATATGATAGGTCATCACGCACAAATTTTCAGATGAGGGCAGCACTAATGTGGACGATTAGCGACTTTCCAGCACTTGCAATGTTAAGTGGATGGTCAACAAAGGGTAAAttatcatgtcatgtatgtaGTGGAGACGTTAAAGGCTTTCAACTCAAGAATGGTGGTAAAACTTCTTTCTTTGGCACTGCTCGATATTTTTTGGAACCGGGTGATCCTTTGAGGAATAGCACAAAGTTTGGAAAACGAGAGGTACGATCTATTACAGCTCGACATTCGGGAACAAGGGCAAAGACTACATGTGATCTTATACAGTTTCCTCCTCCGGGAAAGTTAACCAAAAGAAGACCCAGAGATTATGGTGTGGCTCAAAATTGGACTCATTATTCTCCATTTTTTGAGCTCCCGTATTGGGAGACACTTAATCTTCGACACAATATTGATGTCATGCACACCGAAAAGAATGTGTTTGAAAACATATTCTACACAATGCTGAATGATAAGAACAAGACAAAAGATAACTTAAAAGCAAGGCATGATTGTGAGGAACTTGGTATTAGGCGTGAGTTGTGGACTCCGGATGGGAAGACAATGCCACCTGCTCCATATGCACTCGTGAGGGAACAAGTTGATAAGTTGTTAGGCTGGATTCTAACACTTAAACTTCCGGATGGGTATGTTTTAAATATATCTAGGTGTGTGAATCTTGAAAAACATACTATTCAGAGGATGAAATCACATGACTGTCATATTTTTATGCAAAAATTGTTGCCCATTGTTTGTCGTGACTTGCTACCAAGACAAGTTGGTGATGCCATTATTGAGTTGTCTAACTTCTTTCAAGATCTGTGCTCATCTACCTTGAGATACTCTGATTTGTTAAAAATGGAGAAAGATGTAGTGAGGATCATGTCTAAGTTCGAAACCATTTATATTCCTGGTTTCTTTGACCCGATGGAGCATTTGCCGCTACATTTAGCTACTGAGTGTAAGTTGGGTGGTCctgttacatatagatggatgtATCCTTTTGAAAGATTCTTGCATGGATTGAAGATGAAAGTAAGGAACAAAGCATATCCGGAGGGTTCAATGGCTGAACGCTACATCGAAGAGGAGTGTGTGCACTTTTGCTCACTATATTTTGAAtctgaaattgaagcagtgcaTAATCATCTCCGTCATTTTGAGGCATCTAAAAAGTGCATTGATCCCAACTTGTTAAGTGTTTACACACATCCCACGAAACCCATTGTAAGAAAAGGACATAGAATCATGAGCGTGGATGAAGATAGACTTATCAAATACTATGTTCTTATTAATACACCGGAGGTTGCAAAGTACTTGAG TGAATTTCACAAGTTGGTGCACAAACAATACCCCGAATTTGATGATGTAGCAAATGAAAGATTTCAAAAAGATCGATTCACAAATTGGTTTGAAAAAAGG GTAGCGGATTATCCAAAACTCAAACAAAAATTTAAGGATTTGATAAGGGGTCCAATGCGTGACGTTGATATTTATAATGGTTGCCATTGCAATGGTTATAAATTTGGATGTGCAAAGTCTAATGAACGCACTTCACCAAATTCCGGTGTGCTTGTTATTG GAACTTCTTATAAAGAGAGTTTTCAAAACAATTATGGTCGACTTGAAGAAATTCTTGAGCTTCACTACCATAATGGACATAAAGTTGTATTATTCAAATGTCATTGGTTTGATCATACAACACATGTCAAAGTGGATAGAAATAGGATGACTACGGTGGACATTAGATCAACGTTAAATGCCGAAGATGTGTTCATTTTGGCGAGTCAAGCTCATCAAGTTTATTATGCTCAAAGTATTTCAAGTGCAAAATCACCATGGTACACGGTTTTAACAACGAAAAGTCATTTTGTCAATGAAGAAGTGGCATCAAAGAAGAGCTCGCTCTCAAATGATGATGCTTTACAAAATGATGTTTCAAATGCTTCATCATCTCACGTCGAACCGGTGGTTATTCATGATCCTAAGAATTTTTTTATTGACTTGAGGTTTGTTGAGAATGATTACTCCATGGATGACTACAATGAAGAACAAGATAATAATAAGGACGAATACGTGAATGTTGATGATGAAGAAAGTGAGAGCGATGATGATATGCCTTAG
- the LOC141695633 gene encoding uncharacterized protein LOC141695633, with translation MANCWIDLIKTHIETGWFPDDAQEAHNRREFDNAEFREYYVNKSIELCFTSVAQPQANGQAEVANIIIFDGLKKRVKHLRNTWADELLPILWAYSTTCKVTTVATPFMMAYEDEVVVPLEITHGSPRIKAYEPETNEEGMRLAFNLIEEFRDEVNARNAEHQ, from the exons ATGGCAAATTGTTGGATAGATCTGATCAAAACCCACATTGAGACTGGATGGTTCCCCGATGATGCCCAGGAGGCAC ATAATAGGCGAGAATTTGATAATGCAGAATTCAGAGAATATTACGTTAATAAAAGCATAGAGCTTTGCTTCACCTCGGTTGCACAACCACAAGCAAATGGGCAGGCGGAAGTTGCTAACATAATCATATTTGATGGACTTAAGAAAAGGGTCAAACATTTAAGGAACACTTGGGCAGATGAGCTGCTACCTATACTATGGGCATATAGCACCACCTGCAAAGTAACAACTGTAGCTACTCCATTCATGATGGCTTACGAAGATGAGGTCGTGGTGCCCCTTGAGATCACACATGGATCCCCTAGGATCAAAGCTTATGAACCAGAGACCAATGAAGAAGGCATGAGACTCGCTTTCAATCTCATTGAAGAGTTCAGAGATGAAGTTAATGCCCGCAATGCAGAGCATCAATGA